A genomic stretch from Microplitis mediator isolate UGA2020A chromosome 10, iyMicMedi2.1, whole genome shotgun sequence includes:
- the LOC130675715 gene encoding S-phase kinase-associated protein 1-like, producing MSLIKLESNDKEIFEVDIKVAKMSMTIKTMLEDLGLGDSDDEVVPLPNVHSAILKKVVEWAEHHKDDPPAPEDDETQEKRCDDISVWDSEFLKVDQPTLFAIIRAANYLDIKGLMDVTCKTVACMIKGKTPDEIRKTFNLPPIKTPVDNNDVVKAQDGGLMEKDEETNKETSQ from the coding sequence atgtctttaaTAAAACTTGAGAGCAACGACAAAGAGATTTTCGAGGTTGATATTAAAGTTGCCAAGATGTCGATGACCATTAAAACCATGTTGGAAGATCTCGGATTGGGAGATAGCGACGACGAAGTGGTGCCTCTACCTAATGTACACTCGGCAATCTTAAAAAAAGTGGTTGAATGGGCTGAGCATCACAAGGACGATCCACCAGCTCCTGAAGACGACGAAACTCAAGAAAAAAGGTGCGACGACATCAGTGTCTGGGACTCTGAATTCCTGAAAGTTGATCAGCCAACCCTCTTCGCCATAATCCGCGCTGCTAATTACCTAGACATCAAGGGCTTAATGGACGTAACTTGCAAAACTGTCGCCTGCATGATTAAAGGAAAGACTCCTGATGAAATTAGAAAGACTTTCAACCTGCCTCCAATCAAAACTCCTGTTGATAATAACGATGTCGTAAAAGCACAAGATGGCGGGCTCATGGAGAAGGATGAAGAGACGAACAAGGAGACTAGTCAATGA